In the Syntrophales bacterium genome, one interval contains:
- a CDS encoding ATP-binding domain-containing protein: MPIDRTRRFTLPGIHELNKDQDEALALPLEGRHLIIGGPGTGKSVVALLRARRLSQKDKTYRTLVYNHLLDHSNRHLFGSERAFSAKTWDTWFRDICKYFFKSVPTLEPDYPGGYRPIDWNTVELEVQSLDNIPDQSDKFIVIDEGQDMPPAFYRTLTHLGFENFYVTADQNQQIHPDNCSSRQDIENTLVIEPDDTLELKTNYRNTRPIALLAQHFYPADPASPKPDLPDLQPAAATPELWTYGTANTATLAAIADNILRLSDRNPRKLIGIITPDNKVRTKFNDTLRSANPKLDNGKPPIHTFVSGQRELPDFGQGGIMTINAQSCKGLEFDTVILADIDQHQPKHDPYALKARFYVMVARAREQLMLLRTGNICPVVDGLLPTDPSILVRK, translated from the coding sequence ATGCCGATTGATCGCACGCGCCGATTTACACTTCCGGGAATTCATGAACTGAACAAGGATCAGGATGAGGCGCTGGCATTACCGTTGGAGGGGCGACACCTGATTATTGGTGGTCCCGGAACTGGTAAGTCAGTTGTGGCATTGTTACGGGCTCGACGACTCTCGCAGAAGGATAAGACCTACCGAACTCTCGTTTACAATCACTTGCTGGATCATTCGAACCGTCATTTATTTGGCAGTGAACGGGCATTTTCGGCCAAAACCTGGGACACTTGGTTTCGAGATATTTGCAAATATTTTTTTAAATCAGTTCCGACACTTGAACCGGATTATCCGGGAGGCTATCGGCCAATAGATTGGAATACCGTCGAACTCGAGGTTCAATCTCTGGATAATATTCCAGATCAAAGCGACAAGTTTATTGTTATCGATGAGGGACAGGATATGCCACCAGCCTTTTATCGAACGCTGACCCATCTGGGGTTCGAGAACTTCTACGTAACTGCCGACCAGAACCAGCAGATTCACCCCGACAACTGTAGCTCACGCCAAGACATCGAAAACACGCTGGTAATTGAACCCGACGACACGCTGGAACTGAAAACCAACTATCGGAACACGCGTCCTATCGCGCTACTGGCACAGCACTTTTACCCAGCTGATCCAGCCAGTCCAAAACCGGACCTGCCCGATCTTCAACCTGCTGCCGCGACGCCGGAGTTATGGACTTACGGCACCGCCAACACAGCAACGCTGGCTGCGATTGCAGACAATATCCTCCGGTTGAGCGACCGTAATCCACGCAAGCTCATTGGAATCATTACTCCAGACAATAAAGTGCGGACGAAATTCAATGACACGCTTCGTAGTGCCAATCCAAAGCTGGACAATGGCAAACCGCCGATCCATACCTTCGTTTCCGGCCAGCGGGAATTACCGGACTTCGGTCAGGGCGGCATCATGACCATAAACGCCCAGTCCTGCAAAGGCTTGGAGTTTGACACCGTCATCTTGGCTGATATCGACCAGCACCAACCGAAACACGATCCTTATGCGCTCAAGGCACGGTTTTATGTAATGGTGGCGCGTGCCCGAGAACAGCTCATGCTGCTCCGTACTGGCAATATTTGTCCCGTCGTGGATGGATTACTGCCCACCGACCCCTCTATTCTTGTTAGGAAGTAG